The Candidatus Hydrogenedentota bacterium genome includes a window with the following:
- a CDS encoding DUF4424 domain-containing protein — MFRASMNLSRGVVLAVAICGLAAANDGPFSSVPAGGIEFEKSDVISMDKEDLFISLDEVRVAYVFKNTSSEDVKTKVAFPLPIWHVGDFECSDPMYAEFSVKVNGKPVDFETRVRAVLFDEAKKGPFLYSKGPATVKKDVTDILTKHDVELRECEKAWENIEKLGKDAQDDLIKEGVIQREGDYVAPLWGVQVAYIWEQTFPANAETRIEHKYVPQAGYFSEWHFDPWYKEVSEGRLQWKDMPAFGTDEFDSKCADFLKYFEIDNGVLAWAAKQREAKKRFSFAVVDYILTTAAYWHGPIKDFTLTIAKSKEGPSAISAAIDGLKKIDDTHFQVKRTNYTPDKDLAILFIHPVDME, encoded by the coding sequence ATGTTTCGCGCATCAATGAATCTGTCTCGCGGAGTTGTTCTGGCCGTGGCAATTTGCGGTCTTGCCGCCGCAAACGATGGTCCTTTCTCGTCCGTTCCCGCGGGAGGGATTGAATTCGAGAAGTCCGACGTCATCAGCATGGACAAGGAAGACTTGTTCATAAGTCTGGATGAAGTCCGCGTCGCATACGTTTTCAAAAATACTTCCTCGGAAGACGTGAAGACGAAAGTCGCGTTTCCTCTTCCAATCTGGCATGTGGGTGATTTCGAATGCTCTGACCCCATGTACGCAGAGTTCTCCGTGAAGGTGAACGGCAAGCCCGTCGACTTCGAGACGCGTGTACGCGCGGTGTTGTTCGACGAGGCAAAGAAAGGGCCGTTCCTGTATTCGAAGGGACCAGCCACCGTCAAGAAAGATGTCACCGATATCCTGACGAAACACGATGTCGAGTTGCGTGAGTGCGAGAAGGCGTGGGAAAACATAGAGAAACTTGGCAAGGACGCGCAGGACGATCTTATCAAGGAAGGCGTCATTCAGCGCGAGGGCGACTACGTCGCTCCGTTGTGGGGCGTGCAGGTCGCATACATTTGGGAACAGACATTTCCTGCCAATGCGGAGACGCGCATTGAGCACAAGTATGTGCCGCAGGCCGGATACTTCAGCGAGTGGCATTTCGACCCCTGGTACAAGGAGGTCAGCGAAGGCAGGCTCCAATGGAAAGACATGCCTGCGTTTGGAACTGATGAATTCGATTCGAAGTGCGCAGATTTCCTGAAGTACTTTGAGATAGACAACGGCGTGCTCGCGTGGGCCGCAAAGCAACGTGAAGCGAAGAAGCGCTTCAGTTTTGCGGTGGTCGATTACATCCTCACGACGGCGGCGTACTGGCATGGCCCTATCAAAGACTTCACGCTGACCATCGCGAAATCCAAAGAAGGCCCATCGGCCATCTCCGCCGCGATTGACGGCTTAAAGAAGATCGACGACACGCATTTCCAGGTGAAGCGCACCAACTACACGCCGGACAAGGACCTGGCGATTCTCTTCATTCACCCCGTGGATATGGAGTAA
- a CDS encoding glycoside hydrolase, with protein MNSRLALACIIPVFACGPIMAQEPQHGIVYKEKGRFGGWPANHGIWIWGNEIVVGFSRGYYKDLGPERHNIDREKPEEHLLARSLDGGETWTIEDPAAHGFLIPQGEALHGTEIPGLAIKPATDSPGGIDFTRDSFALTARMSSANAGESRFYYSYDRAKTWQGPYKLPLFGQKGVMARTDYIVFGPSECMLFLTASKSDGKEGRPFCARTVDGGKTWTFVGWIGPESSGYAIMPSTVRVGENSLLSAIRVKEGDKSWIDAYRSEDRGATWKLVSKPAPDTGEGNPPAMVVLKDGRVCITYGYRAAPYGMRARISADGGLTWGDEIHLRDDGAGRDIGYPRTVQRPDGKLVTIYYYHSAPDPERYIAATIWEAPAP; from the coding sequence ATGAATTCCCGCTTGGCACTTGCGTGTATCATTCCAGTTTTCGCGTGTGGGCCGATCATGGCGCAGGAGCCACAGCACGGAATTGTCTACAAAGAGAAGGGCCGCTTTGGCGGCTGGCCCGCGAACCACGGTATTTGGATTTGGGGCAATGAAATTGTCGTGGGGTTCAGCCGGGGGTACTACAAAGACCTGGGTCCTGAGCGGCACAACATCGACCGAGAGAAGCCCGAGGAGCATTTGCTGGCGCGAAGCCTTGATGGTGGCGAGACGTGGACCATCGAAGATCCTGCCGCGCACGGATTCCTGATTCCGCAAGGCGAAGCGTTGCACGGAACGGAGATTCCTGGGCTGGCGATTAAACCCGCTACGGATAGCCCTGGCGGCATCGATTTTACGCGTGATAGTTTCGCGTTGACCGCGCGCATGTCGAGTGCGAACGCAGGTGAATCGCGATTCTACTATTCCTATGACCGCGCCAAGACGTGGCAAGGCCCCTACAAGCTACCGCTTTTCGGTCAAAAGGGCGTCATGGCGCGCACGGACTACATCGTCTTCGGTCCGAGTGAGTGCATGCTATTCCTTACGGCATCGAAGAGCGATGGAAAAGAAGGGCGTCCTTTCTGCGCGCGCACCGTGGACGGCGGAAAGACGTGGACTTTTGTGGGATGGATTGGCCCCGAGTCCTCGGGATACGCCATCATGCCTTCGACCGTCCGGGTGGGCGAAAACTCGCTGCTCTCTGCTATTCGCGTTAAGGAAGGCGACAAAAGTTGGATCGATGCATACCGCTCGGAAGACCGCGGCGCGACGTGGAAACTCGTCAGCAAGCCCGCGCCCGACACCGGCGAAGGCAATCCGCCCGCAATGGTTGTGTTGAAGGACGGTCGCGTGTGCATAACGTACGGATATCGTGCGGCGCCCTATGGCATGCGTGCGCGAATCAGTGCCGACGGCGGCTTGACGTGGGGAGACGAAATCCATCTGCGCGACGACGGCGCGGGCAGGGACATCGGTTACCCACGCACCGTGCAGCGTCCGGACGGCAAATTGGTGACGATTTACTACTACCACTCAGCGCCTGACCCCGAACGCTATATTGCGGCGACGATTTGGGAAGCGCCTGCTCCCTGA
- a CDS encoding DUF1569 domain-containing protein: MMQLSRETLSTFLERFKALKADTRPKWGKLTPTGLARHIRYAIEISLGEAVEEDRSTFISRHILSVLFLRVFTRWPGGKIKAPPTWTPEPSDDFRLEMKLMTDALKRFTEAADRDPNRTTVSPFMGPLTLTYWKRVHGVHIAHHFRQFGL, translated from the coding sequence ATGATGCAACTTAGCCGTGAGACTTTAAGTACGTTTCTTGAGCGATTTAAGGCATTGAAAGCTGACACACGACCCAAGTGGGGCAAGCTGACACCCACTGGTCTGGCACGGCACATTCGCTATGCCATCGAAATCTCGCTTGGGGAAGCCGTGGAAGAAGACAGGAGTACCTTCATTTCGCGGCACATACTCAGCGTGCTGTTCCTGCGAGTCTTCACACGCTGGCCAGGCGGGAAGATTAAGGCTCCGCCCACGTGGACGCCCGAACCCAGTGACGACTTCCGTCTTGAGATGAAATTGATGACCGATGCATTGAAGCGGTTCACGGAGGCTGCCGATCGCGACCCCAATCGCACCACGGTCAGTCCGTTTATGGGGCCGCTCACACTCACATACTGGAAACGGGTGCACGGTGTCCATATCGCGCACCATTTCCGGCAATTCGGACTGTAG
- the carA gene encoding glutamine-hydrolyzing carbamoyl-phosphate synthase small subunit produces MKATLALENGAVFEGTAVGAEGESYGELVFNTSMTGYQEILTDPSYAGQIVTMTYPLIGNYGVNPEDVESRKPFVEGFVMRECCHTPSNWRAKQSLPEYLKEHGIVAIEGVDTRKITKMLRTEGAKKSVISTIDHDHDSLIKKAIASQDMAGSDYVKAVSVKEGYEWNPGFEGKYRVVAFDYGIKFNILRLLEEAGCKVFVLPATATAEEALACNPDGIFLSNGPGDPAALPYIYPTVQGLFGKKPIFGICLGHQILGHAFGGTTFKLKFGHRGGNQPVMNHITGKVEISAQNHGFAVDPDSLDTSKVRITHTNLNDRSVEGMEHLELPVFSVQYHPESSPGPHDSRYLFARFIKMMDEAKAKK; encoded by the coding sequence GTGAAAGCCACCCTTGCACTTGAGAATGGCGCTGTCTTCGAGGGAACCGCCGTAGGCGCTGAGGGCGAGTCCTATGGCGAACTCGTGTTCAATACAAGCATGACCGGGTATCAGGAGATCCTGACGGATCCATCGTATGCCGGCCAAATCGTTACGATGACCTACCCTCTTATCGGCAATTACGGCGTCAATCCCGAGGACGTGGAGTCGCGCAAGCCCTTTGTCGAGGGCTTTGTCATGCGCGAATGTTGCCATACGCCGAGCAACTGGCGCGCCAAGCAGAGCTTGCCGGAATATCTTAAAGAGCACGGTATCGTTGCCATCGAAGGTGTTGATACGCGCAAGATCACGAAGATGCTGCGTACGGAAGGCGCGAAGAAGTCGGTCATCAGCACCATCGACCACGATCACGACAGCTTGATCAAGAAAGCAATCGCTTCTCAGGACATGGCCGGCAGCGACTATGTAAAAGCCGTCAGCGTGAAAGAAGGCTATGAGTGGAACCCGGGTTTCGAGGGCAAGTACCGGGTCGTCGCCTTCGACTACGGCATCAAGTTCAACATCCTTCGACTCCTGGAAGAGGCAGGCTGTAAGGTGTTCGTACTGCCCGCGACGGCGACCGCGGAAGAGGCGCTCGCGTGCAATCCGGACGGTATCTTCCTTTCTAACGGCCCCGGCGATCCCGCCGCGTTGCCGTACATCTATCCAACGGTTCAGGGACTGTTCGGCAAGAAGCCCATTTTCGGTATCTGCCTGGGCCACCAGATTCTGGGGCATGCCTTCGGCGGCACGACCTTCAAGCTGAAGTTCGGCCATCGCGGCGGCAACCAGCCTGTCATGAACCACATCACTGGGAAGGTCGAAATCAGCGCGCAAAACCACGGTTTTGCGGTCGACCCCGATTCGCTCGATACCTCGAAGGTGCGTATTACGCACACTAATCTTAATGACCGTTCCGTGGAAGGCATGGAGCACCTCGAACTGCCGGTGTTCAGCGTGCAGTACCACCCGGAATCGTCGCCGGGCCCCCACGACAGCCGCTACCTCTTCGCACGTTTCATCAAGATGATGGACGAAGCGAAGGCGAAGAAATAA
- a CDS encoding sugar phosphate isomerase/epimerase, with the protein MTDIERLCIHTMTTKPWSLKEAADGYTNAGVAGITVWRQHLEAAGVAEGARILKDSGLKVVSLCRGGFFPADSAEKRREAIDDNRRAVDEAAAIGAPLIVLVCGAVPGMPLKESRKYIGDGISEVLPYAGSAGVRLSIEPLHPMYADSRSAINTLAQANDMVEAIDNANLGVTVDVYHLWWDPDLQNQIRRAGSSIFSFHVCDWLTPTRDLLNDRGLMGDGCINIPEIRAWVESTGFDGPVEVEIFSDELWATDQAAFLERIKDAYLKHC; encoded by the coding sequence ATGACCGATATCGAACGACTCTGTATTCACACCATGACCACAAAGCCGTGGTCGTTGAAAGAAGCCGCAGATGGCTACACGAATGCGGGCGTGGCCGGAATTACCGTATGGCGGCAACACCTCGAGGCGGCAGGCGTCGCGGAAGGGGCGCGCATCCTCAAGGATTCCGGATTAAAGGTTGTCAGCCTGTGCCGCGGGGGGTTCTTTCCCGCTGACTCTGCGGAAAAGCGACGGGAGGCTATCGACGACAATCGCCGTGCGGTGGACGAAGCGGCGGCTATTGGCGCACCGCTGATTGTGCTGGTGTGCGGAGCCGTGCCGGGCATGCCGTTGAAGGAAAGCCGAAAGTACATCGGTGATGGTATCTCCGAGGTGTTGCCCTATGCAGGGTCGGCAGGAGTTAGGCTCAGCATCGAGCCGCTTCACCCCATGTATGCAGACTCTCGTTCGGCCATTAACACGCTGGCTCAGGCGAACGACATGGTTGAAGCCATTGACAACGCCAACTTGGGAGTGACCGTTGACGTCTATCACCTCTGGTGGGACCCGGATCTTCAGAATCAGATCCGGCGCGCAGGGAGCAGCATCTTCTCGTTCCACGTTTGTGATTGGCTCACGCCCACGCGTGACTTGTTGAACGATCGCGGGCTCATGGGTGATGGGTGTATCAACATTCCCGAGATCCGCGCATGGGTCGAGTCAACAGGATTCGACGGCCCGGTCGAAGTCGAGATCTTCTCCGACGAACTTTGGGCAACGGATCAAGCTGCGTTTTTGGAGAGGATCAAAGACGCCTATTTGAAACACTGCTGA